A window of Phyllobacterium sp. T1293 contains these coding sequences:
- a CDS encoding Lrp/AsnC family transcriptional regulator — protein MLTDADHALLSLLRENARASTADLARRLGVSRTTVQSRIERLEKRGMIRGYSVLLSPEYERDLVKAHVLVTALPKFAKRVEIALREIAWVRTLHSVSGQYDMIVILEAPSISELDTLLDQIGALEGVERTISSIILSTRIDR, from the coding sequence ATGCTGACAGATGCCGATCACGCCCTGCTTTCCCTGCTACGCGAAAATGCCCGCGCCTCCACCGCTGACCTTGCCCGTAGGCTCGGTGTATCGCGCACCACCGTGCAAAGCCGGATAGAGCGGCTGGAAAAACGCGGCATGATTCGCGGCTACAGCGTGCTGCTGTCGCCTGAATATGAGCGCGATCTGGTCAAAGCTCATGTGCTGGTGACGGCTTTGCCCAAATTTGCCAAGCGGGTTGAAATAGCCTTGCGCGAGATTGCCTGGGTGCGCACCCTGCATTCGGTCAGTGGGCAGTATGATATGATCGTCATCCTCGAAGCCCCCTCCATCAGTGAACTCGATACCCTACTGGATCAGATCGGCGCGTTGGAAGGCGTGGAACGCACCATTTCTTCCATTATCCTGTCCACACGCATCGACCGCTAA
- a CDS encoding ABC transporter substrate-binding protein produces the protein MERREFLVGAAALSMLAASNTRLMAQTGGALEKTSLTLGVGGKPLLYYLPLTIAERRGFFKDAGLDVTINDFGGGAKSLQALVGGSVDVVTGAYEHTIRMQAKGQDVRALCELGRFPAIVIAVRKELADKVKSPADFAGLKLGVTAPGSSTALTIQYAMVKAGLKASDAPLIGIGGGASAVAAIKQGQVDVISHLDPVIAKLEADGDIQVLIDTRTEEGTRALFGGSNPAAVLYVKKDFADANPNTSKALVGAFVKSLKWLQTASPEEIADSVPAEYQLGDKPLYLKAIANSLPTYSLDGVLPMEGMQSVLNTLKILDPEFANATIDLAATYDDRFIKG, from the coding sequence ATGGAACGGCGTGAATTTCTTGTGGGCGCAGCAGCACTGTCGATGCTGGCTGCGTCAAACACCAGGCTTATGGCTCAGACAGGCGGGGCACTGGAAAAGACCAGTCTGACGCTGGGCGTTGGAGGAAAGCCGCTTCTCTATTATCTGCCGCTGACCATTGCCGAGCGCCGCGGCTTTTTCAAAGATGCTGGCCTTGACGTGACAATCAATGATTTTGGCGGTGGTGCCAAATCTCTGCAGGCACTGGTTGGCGGCTCTGTCGATGTGGTGACGGGCGCCTATGAGCACACCATCCGCATGCAGGCCAAGGGGCAGGATGTCCGGGCCCTGTGTGAACTCGGTCGTTTCCCCGCTATTGTCATTGCCGTGCGTAAGGAACTGGCTGACAAAGTTAAGTCTCCGGCGGATTTTGCCGGTTTGAAACTTGGTGTTACGGCACCGGGTTCCTCGACTGCGCTCACTATCCAGTATGCAATGGTCAAGGCTGGTCTGAAAGCCAGCGATGCACCGCTGATCGGTATTGGCGGCGGTGCCAGTGCTGTTGCTGCAATCAAGCAGGGTCAGGTGGATGTGATCTCGCATCTCGATCCTGTCATTGCCAAGCTTGAAGCCGATGGTGATATCCAGGTGCTTATCGATACACGCACGGAGGAAGGCACGCGCGCGCTGTTTGGCGGCTCCAATCCGGCGGCAGTTCTCTACGTGAAAAAGGATTTTGCGGACGCCAATCCCAACACCTCGAAAGCGCTGGTTGGAGCCTTTGTCAAATCTCTGAAGTGGTTGCAGACAGCCTCGCCAGAAGAGATTGCCGATAGTGTTCCTGCCGAATATCAGCTTGGCGATAAGCCGCTCTATCTCAAGGCGATTGCCAATTCGCTGCCCACCTATTCGCTGGATGGGGTTCTTCCCATGGAAGGCATGCAATCCGTTCTCAATACGCTGAAAATCCTCGATCCCGAATTTGCCAATGCAACCATCGATCTTGCCGCGACCTATGATGACCGTTTCATCAAGGGATAG
- a CDS encoding MFS transporter, whose amino-acid sequence MAQDGFGKRARLLFASAVGTIIEWYDFFIFATCAVLVFDKAFFPTADPAIGVLLGLSTFAIGFIARPLGGIIFGVLGDRIGRKNALVVSLAMMGGSTFAMGLLPTYASVGVLAPVLLVLLRIFQGIAVGGEATGALLIVAESMPGKQRGFWTSFPMVGGPAANVLAAATISFLTLRFGEQAFIDWAWRLPFLFSIILVVLGFWMRRKVEESPAFIELVEKRKSVPAAPLSEAFKHFSKPMGQVFLVKTAENTLFYLFTTFFLVLTVQYLGLARSVGVGALFWGSILEVVVIMAAAYASDRFGRKPLMLLGLVGGLAAGAYLFSLPHGADPQLVLQATLLTLTFHGIIVGSMAPFFTELFPTHVRYSAMSISYQVASVVGGSVAPLIATLLLGATGSPHSVIIYAAVMVIPGIICVLLSKETHGRDLTAII is encoded by the coding sequence ATGGCTCAGGACGGATTCGGAAAACGCGCGCGGTTGCTCTTTGCCAGCGCTGTTGGGACCATCATCGAATGGTATGATTTCTTTATTTTCGCCACATGTGCGGTGCTGGTTTTCGATAAGGCGTTCTTTCCGACCGCCGACCCGGCAATAGGTGTTCTGTTGGGGCTAAGCACCTTTGCCATCGGCTTCATCGCCCGCCCGCTCGGCGGCATTATTTTCGGCGTGCTTGGTGATCGCATTGGCCGCAAGAATGCACTGGTGGTCAGCCTTGCCATGATGGGCGGTTCGACCTTTGCCATGGGCCTGTTGCCGACCTACGCATCGGTTGGTGTTCTTGCACCGGTTCTACTGGTTCTGCTGCGGATTTTTCAGGGCATCGCTGTTGGCGGCGAGGCCACTGGAGCGCTGCTCATCGTTGCCGAATCCATGCCGGGCAAACAGCGTGGCTTCTGGACCAGCTTTCCGATGGTTGGCGGACCAGCCGCAAACGTGCTGGCAGCAGCCACCATCAGTTTTCTCACCCTGCGCTTCGGTGAACAGGCCTTTATCGATTGGGCTTGGCGTCTGCCTTTCCTGTTCTCGATTATTCTGGTTGTTCTCGGCTTCTGGATGCGCCGCAAGGTGGAAGAATCGCCCGCCTTCATCGAGCTTGTTGAAAAGCGCAAATCCGTACCCGCCGCACCACTGTCGGAAGCCTTCAAACATTTCAGCAAGCCCATGGGTCAGGTTTTTCTGGTCAAGACTGCCGAGAACACATTGTTCTATCTGTTTACAACGTTCTTCCTCGTCCTCACCGTGCAGTATCTCGGACTTGCCCGGTCAGTGGGTGTAGGGGCACTGTTTTGGGGATCGATCCTTGAAGTGGTCGTGATCATGGCAGCCGCCTATGCTTCGGATCGCTTCGGCCGCAAACCACTGATGTTGCTGGGGCTTGTCGGCGGCCTCGCTGCAGGTGCCTACCTGTTCAGCCTGCCGCATGGCGCTGATCCGCAACTGGTCCTGCAAGCGACACTGCTCACCCTGACATTCCATGGCATCATCGTTGGCAGCATGGCACCGTTCTTTACCGAACTCTTTCCGACCCATGTGCGCTATTCCGCCATGTCCATCAGCTATCAGGTCGCCTCAGTGGTTGGCGGATCGGTCGCGCCGCTCATTGCAACGCTGTTACTCGGCGCAACAGGCTCGCCCCATTCGGTGATCATCTATGCGGCGGTTATGGTTATTCCCGGCATCATCTGCGTGCTTCTGTCGAAGGAAACCCATGGCAGAGATCTCACGGCCATCATCTGA
- a CDS encoding ABC transporter permease, whose translation MNRLTLISLQVLVAVVTLVFWHIASTTTLIGNPKTISFFFAEPLAVGKRMVQWFMEGSIWYHLGITLTEAALAFIIGSLGGVIIGFWFARKPLLAAVFDPYVKAANALPRVVLAPIFALWLGLGIWSKVALGVTLVFFIVFFNVYQGVKEVSPAVLSNARMLGMNERQLLRHVYMPSALSWMFSSLHTSVGFAVVGAVVGEYLGSAAGLGYLIHEAESVFDVTGVFAGMFVLMGFVILVDWLVTLVENRLLVWRPKTSVITNR comes from the coding sequence ATGAACAGGCTGACGCTCATAAGCCTTCAGGTCCTCGTGGCCGTGGTCACTCTCGTCTTCTGGCATATCGCATCAACAACGACGTTGATCGGTAATCCGAAAACCATCAGTTTCTTCTTTGCCGAGCCTCTTGCGGTGGGCAAACGCATGGTTCAGTGGTTCATGGAAGGGTCGATCTGGTATCACCTTGGCATTACACTGACTGAAGCGGCACTGGCCTTCATCATCGGCTCGCTGGGCGGGGTCATCATCGGATTCTGGTTTGCCCGCAAGCCTTTGCTGGCAGCGGTGTTTGATCCCTATGTCAAGGCTGCCAATGCCTTGCCGCGTGTTGTACTTGCGCCGATTTTTGCGCTGTGGCTGGGTCTCGGTATCTGGTCCAAAGTGGCGCTCGGCGTGACGCTGGTTTTCTTCATTGTCTTCTTCAACGTCTATCAGGGCGTCAAGGAAGTCAGCCCAGCGGTTCTTTCCAATGCCCGCATGCTCGGGATGAATGAGCGGCAATTGCTGCGCCACGTCTATATGCCCTCAGCTCTTTCGTGGATGTTTTCATCGTTGCACACGTCGGTGGGCTTTGCCGTGGTTGGTGCGGTGGTGGGCGAATATCTCGGGTCAGCTGCCGGTCTTGGTTATCTCATTCACGAGGCTGAGAGTGTGTTTGATGTTACCGGTGTTTTCGCCGGGATGTTCGTGCTGATGGGGTTTGTCATTCTGGTGGACTGGCTGGTGACGCTGGTCGAAAACAGACTGCTTGTCTGGCGGCCCAAAACCTCGGTTATTACCAACCGTTGA
- a CDS encoding saccharopine dehydrogenase family protein, protein MKEIVIVGAGKIGGTIANLLANTGDYRVTVVDRAQAQLDALEVSPLVVTRCIEIGEEGALEKVLAGKFAVLSAAPFHLTTRIAQAAASSGVHYLDLTEDVASTRIVKQLATTAKTAFIPQCGLAPGFISIVANDLAKRFDTLESVRMRVGALPQYPSNALNYNLTWSTDGVINEYCEPCEAIVDGELTEVPPLEEREEFSLDGVTYEAFNTSGGLGTLCETLLGKVRTLNYRTIRYPGHAAIMKALLNDLGLRDRRDVFKDILENALPSTMQDVVVIFVTVSGRKKGRLLQETYANKVYSGHIGEMLYSGIQITTASAICAVLDMLANGDLPQQGFLKQEDIALDAFLANRFGKAYAQSDTAGRLVA, encoded by the coding sequence ATGAAAGAGATCGTCATTGTCGGTGCAGGCAAAATCGGCGGAACAATCGCCAATCTGCTCGCAAACACCGGAGATTACCGCGTAACCGTCGTCGACCGGGCCCAGGCACAGCTTGATGCTCTTGAAGTTTCCCCGCTCGTCGTTACGCGTTGTATTGAAATCGGCGAAGAAGGTGCGCTTGAAAAGGTTCTAGCCGGCAAATTCGCGGTGCTCAGCGCCGCTCCTTTCCACCTGACCACACGCATTGCCCAGGCTGCGGCTTCGTCAGGCGTACATTACCTCGATCTGACCGAAGACGTTGCCAGCACCCGTATCGTCAAGCAGCTTGCCACAACGGCAAAGACCGCCTTCATTCCCCAGTGTGGTCTGGCTCCGGGCTTCATCTCGATTGTTGCCAATGATCTGGCCAAGCGCTTCGATACGCTGGAAAGCGTGCGTATGCGTGTTGGCGCGCTGCCGCAGTATCCGTCCAATGCACTCAACTATAACCTTACATGGAGCACGGACGGCGTTATCAATGAATATTGCGAGCCATGCGAAGCCATTGTCGATGGCGAACTGACCGAAGTACCGCCGCTGGAAGAGCGCGAGGAATTCTCGCTTGATGGCGTAACCTATGAGGCCTTCAACACATCGGGTGGTCTCGGCACTTTGTGCGAAACGCTCCTCGGCAAGGTTCGCACCCTGAATTACCGCACCATCCGTTATCCCGGCCATGCGGCCATCATGAAGGCTCTGCTCAACGATCTTGGCCTGCGTGATCGCCGTGACGTTTTCAAGGACATCCTTGAGAATGCGCTGCCTTCGACGATGCAGGACGTTGTGGTTATTTTCGTAACAGTCAGCGGTCGCAAGAAGGGCCGTCTGTTGCAGGAAACCTATGCCAACAAGGTTTATAGCGGTCACATTGGTGAGATGCTCTATAGCGGCATTCAGATTACCACGGCTTCGGCTATCTGTGCTGTTCTCGACATGTTGGCCAATGGCGATCTGCCGCAGCAGGGCTTCCTCAAGCAGGAAGACATTGCGCTTGATGCCTTCCTCGCCAATCGTTTCGGCAAGGCCTATGCCCAGAGCGATACAGCAGGTCGCCTCGTCGCCTGA
- a CDS encoding SDR family NAD(P)-dependent oxidoreductase, with product MTHPVLMPSNIAVVTGGASGIGLAAAIRFAALGLKVCIADLPGEKLDAALAKVREHGNPADSIAIGVDITKVEDLQRLKRHVETELGPVSLLMNNAGIQPGSSIFEPGGWDRIIEVNLFGIVRGTQVFGPDMIARGKPGLIINTGSKQGITTPPGDPAYNVSKSGVKTFTEALQHELRNIEGCQVTAHLFIPGFVFTALTSSGRTEKPAGAWTSEQTVDFLLESVTAGDFYILCPDNDVVRRTDERRILWAAGDIIENRPPLSRWHAAYKDEFADFLKREE from the coding sequence ATGACACATCCGGTTCTTATGCCGTCCAACATTGCTGTGGTTACTGGCGGCGCATCGGGCATAGGCCTTGCTGCAGCCATCCGCTTTGCTGCGCTGGGCCTTAAGGTCTGCATTGCTGATCTACCCGGCGAGAAACTGGATGCAGCATTGGCCAAGGTTCGCGAACACGGCAATCCGGCCGATAGTATTGCTATCGGAGTTGATATAACGAAGGTCGAAGACCTGCAGCGGCTAAAACGACACGTTGAGACGGAGCTTGGTCCTGTCAGCCTTCTTATGAACAATGCCGGCATCCAGCCCGGCAGCAGTATTTTTGAACCCGGCGGGTGGGACAGGATCATCGAGGTCAATCTGTTCGGCATTGTGCGTGGAACACAGGTATTCGGACCTGATATGATTGCCCGGGGCAAACCCGGTCTCATCATCAACACAGGCTCAAAGCAGGGTATCACCACCCCGCCCGGCGATCCTGCCTATAATGTCTCCAAATCAGGCGTGAAAACTTTTACCGAAGCCCTGCAACATGAACTGCGCAACATCGAAGGCTGTCAGGTGACTGCGCATCTGTTCATTCCGGGTTTTGTCTTTACTGCGCTGACATCAAGCGGCAGGACGGAAAAGCCCGCAGGTGCATGGACATCCGAGCAAACGGTCGACTTCCTGCTTGAGAGCGTAACGGCAGGAGATTTCTACATCCTGTGCCCTGATAATGATGTGGTTCGCCGTACCGACGAGCGGCGCATCCTTTGGGCAGCGGGCGATATAATAGAAAATCGCCCGCCTTTGTCGCGCTGGCATGCGGCGTATAAAGACGAATTTGCCGATTTCCTTAAGCGCGAGGAATAG
- a CDS encoding ImuA family protein, with product MTTVDLTALRRDIASLSERDALEAHAQRSAFGFGDRSIDKLLGKGLQRGALHEVFSAEMNDAGAATGFVIALALRSSSGQSPIIWLEEDFAAQEHGFPYAPGLKNLGLDPERLVIVRCSSPQDVLKAASDSLGIRGTGAVIIAPWSNPKCLDLTATRKLLLTAQQTDVPALLLRLGAVPIDNSAVTRWMIRSAPSQSSGANAPGQPVFDATLIRNRQGMTGHWILQWESDDHVFRQIEPVSGAVVSASAHRPPQTRKSATG from the coding sequence GTGACAACCGTCGACCTTACGGCGTTGCGACGCGATATCGCGTCTTTAAGCGAGCGAGATGCGCTGGAAGCGCATGCGCAGCGCAGCGCCTTTGGTTTTGGCGACAGAAGCATCGACAAACTGCTTGGCAAAGGCCTGCAACGGGGCGCCCTGCACGAGGTCTTTTCAGCTGAAATGAACGATGCAGGAGCAGCAACCGGATTTGTCATCGCTCTCGCCTTGCGTTCTTCCTCAGGTCAAAGCCCAATTATCTGGCTCGAAGAAGATTTTGCAGCTCAGGAACATGGTTTTCCTTATGCGCCGGGGTTGAAAAATCTCGGACTGGACCCGGAACGTCTGGTGATCGTTCGCTGCTCGTCACCACAGGATGTTCTGAAAGCCGCATCGGACAGTCTTGGTATCAGGGGAACGGGTGCTGTCATCATTGCACCATGGAGCAATCCAAAGTGCCTTGACCTCACTGCCACCCGAAAATTGCTGCTCACCGCCCAACAGACCGATGTGCCCGCCTTACTTCTCCGGCTGGGCGCCGTTCCTATCGACAATTCCGCCGTGACCCGCTGGATGATCCGCTCTGCACCTTCGCAGTCGAGTGGCGCCAATGCACCCGGTCAGCCAGTGTTTGACGCAACCCTTATCCGCAACAGGCAGGGCATGACAGGCCATTGGATACTGCAATGGGAGAGTGATGATCATGTTTTCAGACAGATCGAACCGGTTTCTGGCGCTGTGGTTTCCGCATCTGCCCACCGACCGCCTCAAACGCGAAAATCCGCAACGGGCTAA
- a CDS encoding MFS transporter: MTDIAETAPLAVAPDVKTRLKSIIGGSAGNLVEWYDWYVYAAFTLYFAPVFFPSGNQTAELLSAAAVFAVGFLMRPIGAWVMGIYADRKGRKAGLTLSVTLMCLGSLLIAITPGYASIGLLAPALLVLARLLQGLSVGGEYGASATYLSEMAGKNRRGFYSSFQYVTLISGQLVALVVLLILQRILTPEQLGVWGWRIPFAIGGVLAIAVFYIRRGLAETQSFHNAKNDTGPKSSGFALFRHYPREAFTVLALTSGGTLAFYAYTTYLQKFLVNTSGFSKESSTEITALALLIFMLCQPIAGALSDKIGRKPLMVGFGILGVLFTYLIFSTLAVTTNPYTAFALSLAGLLIVTGYTSINAVVKAELFPAHIRALGVALPYALANTIFGGTAEWVALKFKEMGHETWFFWYVTIMIGLSLIVYVKMRDSRDHSLIHED, from the coding sequence ATGACCGATATTGCTGAAACCGCGCCACTCGCCGTCGCCCCCGATGTCAAAACCCGACTGAAATCCATCATTGGTGGATCGGCAGGTAATCTCGTCGAATGGTACGACTGGTATGTCTATGCCGCATTCACCCTCTATTTTGCGCCGGTGTTCTTCCCATCAGGCAACCAGACGGCAGAGCTTTTGAGCGCCGCTGCCGTCTTTGCCGTCGGCTTCCTGATGCGGCCCATCGGTGCCTGGGTCATGGGCATCTATGCTGACCGCAAGGGCCGTAAAGCCGGTCTGACACTATCGGTGACATTGATGTGCCTTGGCTCGCTTCTCATCGCTATCACGCCGGGTTATGCGTCGATCGGTCTGTTGGCACCGGCACTTCTGGTTCTGGCGCGCCTGTTGCAGGGCCTCAGCGTCGGCGGTGAATATGGCGCCAGCGCCACCTATCTCAGCGAGATGGCCGGCAAGAATCGCCGCGGCTTCTATTCAAGCTTCCAGTATGTAACGCTGATTTCCGGACAGCTGGTTGCCCTCGTCGTTCTACTCATCCTGCAGCGCATTCTCACACCGGAACAGCTTGGTGTATGGGGTTGGCGCATTCCTTTCGCCATTGGCGGCGTTCTGGCAATTGCGGTGTTCTATATCCGTCGCGGTCTTGCCGAAACCCAGTCCTTTCATAACGCCAAGAACGACACCGGGCCGAAATCCAGTGGCTTTGCCCTGTTCCGGCATTATCCGAGAGAAGCATTTACTGTTCTGGCGTTGACATCGGGCGGCACGCTCGCCTTCTACGCCTACACCACCTATTTGCAAAAGTTCCTCGTCAACACCTCAGGTTTCAGCAAGGAATCCTCCACTGAAATCACCGCACTGGCCCTTTTGATTTTCATGCTGTGCCAGCCAATCGCCGGTGCTCTGTCTGACAAGATCGGCCGCAAGCCATTGATGGTCGGTTTCGGTATTCTCGGTGTTCTCTTCACCTATCTGATCTTTTCGACTTTGGCAGTCACAACCAATCCCTATACTGCCTTTGCCCTTTCACTGGCAGGTCTGTTGATCGTCACCGGCTATACTTCGATCAATGCGGTGGTGAAGGCCGAGCTTTTCCCGGCACATATCCGGGCGCTCGGCGTCGCGCTGCCCTATGCCTTAGCCAATACGATCTTTGGCGGCACCGCTGAATGGGTGGCACTGAAGTTCAAGGAAATGGGCCATGAGACTTGGTTCTTCTGGTATGTGACCATCATGATCGGCTTGTCCCTGATCGTCTACGTCAAGATGCGCGACAGCCGGGATCACAGCCTCATCCACGAGGATTGA
- a CDS encoding aminopeptidase, with protein MTLSAKINPVDPVKLDRLAEVAVKIGLQLQAGQDLLITAPLAALPLVRRITEHAYKAGAGLVTPFYADEEATLMRYRHAPVESFDHAATWLYEGMAKAFSSNTARLAIAGDNPMLLSQEDPEKVARANRATSKAYQPALEKIAGFDVNWNIVSYPNPSWAKQVFPDLDENAAIAKLADAIFAASRVDIDDPVSAWREHNAVLAKRREWLNGLNFASLHFKGPGTDLVVGLADEHQWQGGASTAKNGVTCNPNIPTEEVFTTPHALRVDGHVSSTKPLSHQGTLIENISVRFEGGKIIEAKASRGEEVFNKVLNTDEGARRLGEVALVPHSSPISASGLLFFNTLFDENAASHIALGQCYSKCFVNGDKLSPEEVAARGGNKSLIHIDWMIGSGEIDVDGINKDGSAIPVMRKGEWA; from the coding sequence ATGACCTTATCCGCGAAAATCAATCCCGTTGATCCCGTCAAGCTCGACCGTCTGGCAGAAGTCGCCGTCAAGATCGGGCTGCAGCTGCAGGCCGGGCAGGATCTTTTGATCACGGCACCGCTGGCTGCCTTGCCACTGGTGCGTCGTATTACCGAGCATGCCTACAAGGCGGGCGCCGGTCTGGTAACGCCGTTCTATGCGGACGAAGAAGCGACGCTGATGCGCTATCGTCATGCGCCAGTGGAGAGCTTCGACCATGCTGCCACATGGCTCTATGAGGGAATGGCCAAGGCCTTTTCATCGAACACCGCACGCCTTGCCATCGCCGGTGACAATCCGATGCTGCTCTCACAGGAAGACCCTGAAAAGGTTGCCCGCGCCAACAGGGCCACGTCGAAGGCTTACCAGCCAGCATTGGAGAAAATTGCCGGTTTTGACGTCAACTGGAACATCGTTTCGTATCCGAATCCATCGTGGGCGAAGCAGGTTTTCCCCGATCTTGACGAGAACGCAGCCATTGCCAAGCTGGCCGATGCCATCTTTGCCGCTTCGCGTGTTGATATTGATGATCCAGTCAGTGCATGGCGGGAGCACAATGCGGTGCTGGCCAAACGGCGGGAATGGCTGAACGGCCTTAACTTTGCTTCCCTGCACTTCAAGGGACCGGGCACGGACCTCGTCGTCGGACTTGCTGACGAACATCAGTGGCAGGGCGGCGCTTCGACCGCCAAGAACGGCGTCACCTGCAATCCGAACATTCCGACCGAAGAAGTCTTCACCACGCCGCACGCCCTGCGCGTTGACGGCCATGTTTCCAGCACCAAGCCGCTGTCGCATCAGGGCACGTTGATCGAGAATATCTCTGTTCGCTTTGAAGGCGGCAAAATCATCGAAGCCAAGGCTTCGCGCGGTGAAGAAGTGTTCAACAAGGTGCTGAACACGGATGAAGGAGCGCGGCGTCTGGGTGAAGTGGCACTGGTGCCGCATTCCTCGCCGATCTCCGCATCGGGGCTTTTGTTCTTCAACACCCTGTTTGACGAGAACGCAGCAAGCCATATTGCGCTTGGCCAGTGCTATTCAAAATGCTTCGTCAATGGCGACAAGCTTTCACCCGAAGAAGTCGCGGCACGCGGCGGCAATAAGAGCCTCATTCATATCGACTGGATGATCGGATCGGGCGAGATTGATGTGGACGGCATCAACAAGGATGGCAGCGCCATACCCGTCATGCGCAAGGGCGAATGGGCCTAA
- a CDS encoding superoxide dismutase, with product MDLNRRDMLVLSGAAAATTLFAPTIQAHAAVPFKQPELPYAEDGLAPVISARTVGLHYGKHHAGYFKKLNTLVEKTPYADLSLEEVVVRAKKEGNAPIFNNAAQAWNHNLYWQQFKGGPSTAKGAFATAAESGFGGIDGLKKKIVAESDNVFGTGWVWLVKDGDKLAVVGMKDAGDPLAEGKKAVLGIDVWEHAYYLDYENRRADHVAAVLDKLVNWQFVSEQFDA from the coding sequence ATGGATCTCAACAGACGCGATATGCTGGTGCTCTCGGGCGCGGCGGCGGCGACAACGCTCTTTGCTCCAACCATTCAGGCGCATGCGGCGGTTCCCTTCAAGCAACCGGAATTGCCCTATGCGGAAGATGGTCTGGCGCCTGTGATATCCGCGCGCACTGTCGGCCTGCATTACGGCAAGCATCATGCGGGCTATTTCAAGAAGCTCAACACGCTGGTGGAAAAGACACCCTATGCCGATCTTTCATTGGAAGAGGTGGTTGTCCGGGCGAAGAAGGAAGGCAATGCGCCTATTTTCAACAATGCGGCGCAGGCTTGGAACCACAATCTCTACTGGCAACAGTTCAAGGGCGGGCCATCAACTGCAAAGGGCGCTTTTGCGACAGCAGCGGAAAGCGGCTTTGGCGGAATTGATGGTTTGAAAAAGAAGATTGTTGCCGAGTCGGACAATGTATTTGGAACCGGCTGGGTCTGGCTGGTCAAGGATGGTGATAAGCTTGCCGTCGTGGGCATGAAAGATGCTGGTGATCCTCTTGCGGAAGGCAAGAAGGCCGTGCTTGGCATCGATGTCTGGGAGCACGCCTATTATCTTGATTATGAAAACCGCCGCGCCGACCATGTTGCAGCGGTTCTCGACAAGCTTGTTAACTGGCAGTTCGTTTCCGAACAGTTTGACGCCTGA
- a CDS encoding ABC transporter ATP-binding protein has protein sequence MIIAHKTTSGLNAAQDANAVELNGVHIAFSLPDGGMYEAVGETNLVVSDREFVAIVGPTGCGKSTLLNATAGLLKPAQGQVRTFAKPLSGLNKHAGYLFQQDSLMPWKTAIDNVAIGLEVSGTPRREALEQARIWLGKVGLAAFADRYPHMLSGGQRKRVGLAQVLIRHPKILLMDEPFGPLDAQTRLIMGDLLLSLWSADRKAVMFVTHDLDEAIGLADRVIIMSAGPSSRILGNYTIPLERPRNMADIKSEPQFHEVHREIWNALKEEVLKGYRQSEEVQS, from the coding sequence ATGATCATTGCACATAAGACCACATCAGGGCTGAACGCGGCACAAGACGCCAACGCCGTCGAACTCAATGGTGTCCATATCGCGTTCAGTCTGCCAGATGGCGGCATGTATGAGGCGGTTGGCGAAACCAACCTTGTGGTGAGCGACCGGGAGTTCGTGGCGATTGTCGGGCCAACCGGCTGCGGAAAATCGACATTGCTCAATGCAACGGCAGGTCTTCTCAAGCCTGCGCAGGGACAGGTGAGGACATTCGCCAAGCCCTTGTCGGGCCTGAACAAACATGCGGGCTATCTCTTCCAGCAGGATTCGCTGATGCCGTGGAAGACCGCCATCGACAATGTAGCAATCGGGCTGGAGGTGTCAGGTACACCGCGCCGCGAAGCTTTGGAACAGGCACGTATCTGGCTTGGCAAGGTTGGGCTTGCAGCTTTTGCTGATCGCTATCCGCACATGCTGTCGGGCGGGCAGCGCAAGCGCGTTGGACTGGCGCAGGTGCTTATCCGTCATCCGAAAATATTGCTGATGGACGAGCCATTTGGGCCGCTGGATGCCCAGACGCGGCTGATCATGGGCGATCTCCTGCTCAGTCTCTGGTCGGCGGATCGCAAGGCAGTGATGTTCGTCACCCACGATCTTGATGAGGCCATTGGCCTTGCCGACCGTGTGATCATCATGTCAGCTGGTCCGTCCTCCCGTATTCTCGGCAATTATACGATCCCGCTGGAACGCCCGCGCAATATGGCTGATATCAAGTCGGAACCGCAATTCCATGAAGTGCATCGCGAGATATGGAATGCACTGAAGGAGGAAGTTCTCAAGGGCTACCGGCAGAGCGAAGAGGTGCAGTCATGA